The Panicum virgatum strain AP13 chromosome 3N, P.virgatum_v5, whole genome shotgun sequence genome includes the window GATCGCTCTTCAGAACCAATGATTGAGCTTTCCCAAGACATTGTCATCTAGTGGTCGAACAACTATGCAGGCATATTGTCACATGGAGAGCTCGGCAGCTTGTCTCCCTTGGGGGGGTTTTCCCAGCTGCAAAATTAGCTGTCGCCCTTAATCCCTTTGCTCGTAAGCTGATCGGACACACATAACATGACTACGGTCtggtttgcttttttttttaaagtttAAGTCATATGTTTCGTCACATTGCATGTTTAAACACCAATTAGAAGTACTCGTTTGCCTACACGATCGTTTACACCGTTTACACGGCGTGTAAACGTTACTCGATGGGTAGCCGTGTAGACCAATTAGCTGTGTAAAGTTGTTTAGATCGTTTAAAAAGACCATTTAAACGGCCATGCATTCCGACTATTTGCTAAACGGTGGGTGACCGACCGTTCACTGTTTAACGTTTAGGCTAATattagaagtactaaatatagacttatcacaaaactaatttcataagtcgTGACTTAATCAGAAGACGAAtatattaagcctaattattcCATAATTTAAtcactaattgctacagtaactatttgTTGATCGtgtattaattatacttaatataTTCGTCTTGTGATTAAGTCAcgacttatgaaattagttttatattaagttggTATCTGAATAATTGAATTGACATCCGAACATTGGTTGTGTGACAGCtacttaaaaaaaaacaaacgagACCAAGGCCTCGTTTAGTTGCgggtgtaaagtttttgaaatagaatctttacacatttgaagtattaaacatagactaatcacaaaaataattacagaactcgtctgtaaactatgagacaaatttattaagactaaatAATCCGTTATCAGCACATGCATACTGTAGCagttattgtagcaatttagtgtctaatcatagtctaattagattcattagattcgtctcgcaatttacaaacaaactatgcAGTTTGTTATTTATGTAAGATTatctttcgatgtgatagttttgtaattttgaattttgcaaccaATGATGGAGCAGGCATTGCCCCGTTTGGTTCCATTCTAGATTTTCTAGAACGGATATTCTAGCCTCCGCATGAAGGAccaaatgaagtttatttgcaaaacctcttcagtgatgggtataacttttcgcgacgaatctaatgacggtaattaatcgatgattagctacagtgatgctacagtaaccatcctcaaaTCACATGAGCAAAGACTTCATTAGAATCTTTAGGGTTCTTAGCGCAGGGTTctaaagttagttttgtaagctgactttatttgacactATAATTATCGGTCAAAATATTACTATTTTCATTAAAAAATCAAACAGGGCCACTGTTGGTACCTGATAGGGGTAGGTCTAGCCACTGACCTACTCCTCGCGTACGTACGGCCTACCAGCCTCTCGCTGATCCCTTGCCGCAGCGGAGCCAGAGCCCAGAGGTGGCGCCCAGGGCCGCTGCACCCAGCAGCCTTCATTTACCTTGCGCATAAGGCTATCTCCGATCattcccccatccaactccctcAAATATACTATTtattatattttactacctctcttcaaaagattcctccccctataactccttctctccaaccattcccccatatctattccctctatatactatcactcattaactaactatttatttattattttttaattttaaaaaaacatacaatatttgtactatcataatacgcattatcatcatgttacgaggctcaaacgagattaatatcatgaaaaaacggtgtgattagaaATATAGGGAGAGTTGAAACTCACTCTATATATGGAGGGAGTTTCAACTCTCCCATATACAGAGGGAGCTgtggggggagccgttggaCCGCTCGCTCCCCCCAAAGCCCCCCTACGTAAGGTGGGGGGCGCTTTACAGGGCCCCGTTGGAGGAAGCCTAAGTGGCTAGCTAGATCTGCTTCTCCCATCCACGTTAAGAGATCGTCGACGCCTTTGCCTGCCTTGCTCGTATATAGATAGTAGAGTGTGGGAGTGAAAGGGGTTAGGAGGTAAAGGGCACGGCGGCGatgaggcggcggctgcgcatCGGCAGGGTCCTGGACTGCTTCACCTCCTCCGTGCAGTGCGCGGGCGGCTGCCTGTGCGTCCGCGCgctggaggacgaggaggacgcgGCCGTCGAGAGGGAGGCGCTGGTGGCGAgcggtcgccgccggcagcagcaggTGCTGCGGCTCAGGGACCTCGTCGACGGGACCAGGACGCTCGGCTTCCACCTGCAGCCCAAGGTACTGCTTCTCCACCGCCATGAGTTTGCAGTGTGGCAATGTCACAACTCACAACCGAGTGCTTGTCTGCTGgggtgtgtgtgttttttttctgGGTGGTCTTGCTATACACGGTTGATGTGTGATGCAGACGGTGGAGCTGAGGGTGGCCATGCACTGCAACGGCTGCGCCAAGAAGGTTCACAAGCACATCTCCAAGATGGAAGGTACAGTACCAATCCCCATCTCCTTATTGTTAACTGCAATGCAGCAAGGGCGTCTTAACTACTACCACCAAAGTCGCGCTCCTTTATTTGCCAGTCAAACTGAACTGAGCTCCAGATTCATGCTATTCTCGTCACTTGTCAGGTAGCAAAACCAGAGCCCCTTTTCGGTGTACAGCCAAATTTCTCCACCCATTTCGAACCAATGCAAGaagccccacctagccaacctgATCATAAAatccaggtgttatagtgggaggggtgggggcttttatcctcagtccaacattccccctacTGCGTGCGAGCCGGGCGAGCCGCGGGGCTGTGCCACCTGTCCGGTCTCAGCACTTCGatctcaacgaacgcaaccaGGGAAATCGCACAGTGGAAATGCGTGGTCGGGAgggatcgaacccaggacctcggctctggtaccaagtTAGAACGCCCCACCTAgtcaacccgaccataaaatcTAGGTGTTATAATGAAaagggtgggggcttttattcTCATTCCCACACAAACCATACCTTTCGTCCCTGCAGACCTCATCAGATGTCCTCTATTCGTCTCCAAGTGCTGCATAAACGTGTAGGCTGCAGAGTCTTTCTTCTTCCGCGATGTCCACCGGAAAAAAGCCGTACCACTCGAGGCTGCTGACGCATGGTACGCTGCACTGCGTTGCCTGCGCTTCCTGCACACTGCGCTCCACTGCATTGGCTGCGACCCCtcgctgtgtttagatccgtaaaatagtggtaaaaaaagtcgcatcggacactgtagcacattgtagtatttttcgtttatttatggtaattattgtcctatcctgacctaactaggctcaaaagattcgtctcgtcgtgtacatcaaaactataccattagttttttttatttatctatatttaatgctgcatgcatgaggtaaaagatttgatgtgatagatgaatagtgaaatttggagaaagaaattttggaactaaacacagcgtGAATCCTGTATCTCTAACCCTGATCCCGGCTGTCAATCTATCACGCGTCCATGCATATCTTCAGCGGCGCAATCTGTTCATCTCGATCAAATCGATGGCGCTGCTGGGAGGAGATCGGCATTTATTGGTCTGGAGAAGTTGCATTGAAtgctgccggctgccgccgtATGATACCAGTGTATACGCATACAGCAGTGgcgctgtggcagcactgtaCCATGATACCATCCAGTACCAATGCTGCTGGGTGCTGGCCGCTGCTCACGCCAAGTCACAGGGTCACCAGTTCGTGGTCTCGGGAGCGATCAAATCGCGCCGCGTGCCTCGCCATTCGCGGACACATGCCTTGGCGGCTTGGCCATTGGCGGTCGATCGATTGGGCTTGGGGCCGGGGCCCCAAGCGCTCACTGCAACTGTCGTCTCGTCACCACCGCTCGCTGATCTGTCATTGGCACTGTAGCGCGCGGTAGCCCCTTACCCTgttccccggcgccgccgccaggcacATGCTCGTCCTGCGCACATGTCTGAATCTGAATTGCCTCGCATCGGCATCACACATCCACATCCATTGCCCAAATATTTGCCAGTAGATATTCTTCAGAGCGCAGGGCACCCTGTTAAACGTTTACTACTCCACTACTAGGCTTTATCCGGAAGATATCGGATCGATCTCGGAAGAAAAGGCAACAGTGTTATATCATGACCTCTTTTACGACACACAAACACAATACTACCATTTGGTAGTACGTAGTATAGAAAAGATCTAACTATTCATTAGAAGATGTGAAATTATCATTAGTAACTTAATACAAATTAagaatatttttatattttttacaaTTTTGTCTATTGCAACTATTTTTGGCATATTGCAACACTTTTAGACCGTTGCAACAGGGGTGAAACCTTGTACTGAAATGATTTTTCCCATATTACTCTTATACTACCTATACTGCAAATATATATATTACTTTATACTACTAATCAATGTTGTTGTGCTATAGAAAAATCTCGACCGTCCGATATTTTTATACGAGTCATTTTCAGACAGTAGTATATGGTCGTATTGTACGGCATAAAAGTCCGTATCATGTTGGTCTATTGGTGCCTGCAGGCGTGACATGGTTCGAGGTGAACCTGGAGAGCAAGAAGGTGGTTGTGAAGGGGGACGTGACGCCCTTCGAGGTGCTGCAGAGCGTCTCCAAGGTCAAGTTCGCGCAGCTCTGGATGGCCGGGCCCCAGCGCACCTGACCTGACCGATCCATTCTTCTGAAGATGATGGCAATGGCAGCTCTCACACGCATGGCCTGAACCCACAGCAGATACGGCGAGTTCTCGTCGAGCTCGCGCCTCGCGCTAAGACTCTCGCTTTTATCGCGGCTGCAGTAGGCCGCAGCGTTTCCTCAAAGCTGAGTGGGACGGTTGTAGGGCGAGCTTTGTACTGGTGTTGCTGGTATACTTGTGTCACAAGGGGGGAGTTTGATATCTGATATCTCACGGGCTGTACAGATTGCGGTGCACTGTCAAAGCAGTGAATGGCctgtactctctctctctctctctctgcaaataaaataaaatgaagtGAAAAAGAATGATGTTTTTACCGAGAAGTTCATGTGTGTTTGGATACTGGCCCATGGACAGAATCCGGGGCCATGTCAAGCCCATAGGCCATATGATCGTTTGACGCAGATGCAGGAAAATCGATGCCCGTGGTGTTTGCCTCTATGGCCCAAATCAGCCAGCCAACCAATacattcactctgttcgcttggcttgtcagccaatcagccaacagtatttttctttcacaccaAATCAGTATCAACCACCAGctagccaacaatatttttctttgataacaaatcaacaccagctACTAAACACAGCCAGCTGAACATAGCTCGTCACCAGCCACCAATCATGCTGCTTTTTACAACTACAGGCAGCAGCATGGACAAAAACACTTCAGCAGCTGACCTGCTAAATTAAGTCCATCAGCAATATATAGCTACAATTCCAACTGCTCACAACTTATTATTTCCTTACAATTACAACTAGTCAACTACACACAAGATGTTTAGACGAAAGTATGTCAGCAGTGAGCGAACCTGAGTTTTTTCATCATGTCTCGTTAGGCTGCCGCGTATGCAACAAACCTCATGCACTCCATTGCAGCTGAAGTTAGGCGTAACGGGGCGATGGAACTATGCTTGCTTATACGCTTCTCTACCTGAATATTTCTGTCAGTCTTTGGCTTCCGATCGCGTTATGAAGCTGGGAAATGCCGTGGTGATGTCCCTGAACAATCAGGAGCAATTCAGAAAGTAATcagtttctttttccttttgaagAAAAGGTCACTTGAATCGGAAAGGAAAGGGACAACTACTTGAGAAATACGATTCCTAGGGGAGATGCGCTACTCACTGCAAATAGGGGAGTGACATGTTTCTCAATGCTGCCGGGTTCTTcttcacaaattccttccaCTCCTCAGGATCTATCTTGCCATCTCCATTCGAGTCCGCTTGACTGAATGTCTGCAATCCAAGGTCCAAACAGAGCGCCACAAAATACATGTTAGAGTAAAAATGAGATCTTGCAAAATAAGCCATTGATGGAAGAGTAGTACAGTATCATCAATTACATTATCGACAATCTCCTCGACTGTGCTATCTGAAAGGCACAGATGAGACTCATCTAGAAGCGCCAAGACCAACTCCCTTAGCTGTTTGAAAGAACAGAGTGATTATTTTAATTAGGATGAACCTAATGCAGCGTCCAGaggggcgggcccaggattgatttttttctattttaacctatttttaagttttattttaaaaataacccaCCCAAACAAATATTTGCAGATCTAACCCATTTGGTCGCGCCAATCCGCGTGGCGTGACAAAAATATGCTGTTgcgccacatgcattggcgTGAAAAGGTGTGCCACGTTGGCACAGAGCGCTCGGAAGGGGTCTGTCAGCGCATATTCGACGTGTAAAGCTTGTCACGCCACTCCCACCGGCGTGACAGTATAGTCTTGTCACGCCACCCTCGCCGGCGCGACAAGGTCTGACCTTAGAaaaatcatatttttttcatacgaactcggatgaagatgatttttatatgaaaattatagctctcaacgagatctacaactttgtagttttgagttttcatttaaagtcattaagattcttaaataatttatttaaacTTTTAACAGCATATTAAGCACTTGTACCTCTATCGGAtcgtctccaacttggcatgttTATCATGATTCTACCAATTAAATTCTATATAACATTTAATATATGAAATAATATGA containing:
- the LOC120664819 gene encoding uncharacterized protein LOC120664819 isoform X1, translated to MRRRLRIGRVLDCFTSSVQCAGGCLCVRALEDEEDAAVEREALVASGRRRQQQVLRLRDLVDGTRTLGFHLQPKTVELRVAMHCNGCAKKVHKHISKMEGVTWFEVNLESKKVVVKGDVTPFEVLQSVSKVKFAQLWMAGPQRT
- the LOC120664819 gene encoding uncharacterized protein LOC120664819 isoform X2 produces the protein MRRRLRIGRVLDCFTSSVQCAGGCLCVRALEDEEDAAVEREALVASGRRRQQQVLRLRDLVDGTRTLGFHLQPKTVELRVAMHCNGCAKKVHKHISKMEGSKTRAPFRCTAKFLHPFRTNARSPT